From Medicago truncatula cultivar Jemalong A17 chromosome 7, MtrunA17r5.0-ANR, whole genome shotgun sequence, a single genomic window includes:
- the LOC120577180 gene encoding uncharacterized protein — MVDTSAHGDIPSMTFTQNSNMGMQQGVNGGMTISKPDNSSFSPHMFGADGKVGGSSAMPFPNFLNRGGSSFGKADMFVQGDIPSMAYTHNTNMGVQQGINGGMNTSKPGYSSYSPHMFGAHGNVVNASATSFTNAESSSHHGIEAVLGHPTSIFPRKFSFPNVSDLFPMGFETLDKFYGSPFINLGDNNSPQTREQGNNDKPNFQN, encoded by the exons ATGGTTGATACGTCTGCTCATGGAGATATTCCAAGCATGACTTTTACTCAGAACTCAAACATGGGTATGCAACAAGGAGTTAATGGGGGAATGACCATATCCAAACCTGATAATTCAAGTTTTTCTCCTCACATGTTTGGTGCTGATGGAAAAGTTGGTGGTTCTTCAGCTATGCCATTCCCTAACTTTCTTAATCGCGGTGGATCATCGTTCGGTAAGGCAGATATGTTTGTTCAAGGAGATATTCCAAGCATGGCTTATACTCATAACACAAACATGGGTGTGCAACAAGGAATCAATGGTGGGATGAACACATCAAAACCTGGATATTCAAGTTATTCTCCTCACATGTTTGGTGCTCATGGAAATGTTGTTAATGCTTCAGCTACTTCATTCACTAATGCCGAGTCCAGCTCACATCATGGGATTGAGGCAGTTCTAGGTCATCCTACTTCAATTTTTCCTAGAAAATTTAGCTTCCCAAATGTGTCTGATCTTTTTCCTATGGGTTTTG AAACACTTGACAAGTTTTATGGGTCACCCTTCATAAATTTGGGTGATAATAACTCCCCTCAAACAAGAGAACAAG GAAACAATGATAAGCCGAACTTTCAGAATTGA
- the LOC11414817 gene encoding uncharacterized protein yields MAMALNSALYIAKMAWIALSGWITSCLTIADEFATSLRSGDIGPFHVG; encoded by the coding sequence ATGGCAATGGCACTTAACTCTGCTCTCTATATCGCAAAGATGGCTTGGATTGCTCTCAGTGGTTGGATCACTTCTTGTTTAACTATTGCTGATGAATTCGCTACTTCTCTTCGCTCTGGTGATATTGGTCCCTTCCATGTTGGTTGA